The sequence cacacttttacatatttacacacttaATAAAGAATTACAGTTTATTTCCTGAAATAAAAACCTACAAAACACTATGTGGGCTGTGTGTTAAACTCAACATAGCAGTTAAAAATGTCTGGTCTacagaatatatttataatattttcttaataagtttaaaatcaggtttttatcaagaaatgagaaatgcttagaattgaaacattttaaaaatactgttgCAGCATAGAGTCCATCTACAGAAACCCAAGGCTATAAAGTGGTCAGAGGAAGAATAGAAGATGGGCTCTGAGGGTGACTCAGGGTTCTATTAGACATATGATGAACAACAATAAAGGTTTTAGCAATGCAtatataacatttacatttatgtgtGTAAAATACATGTGGGTATAACACAGTTGTTGATAAACCTGCTAAACGACATTGAGCACTTTGATTAGAAAACTGTTTTTCAAGctttaaataaatgacttgtcTTGCTTGATTcacagtgcagtgtgttcttTGCAACTGATCTGGCCTGGCTTTTTGTTCAGAACTACTGCTGTGTACATGGAATCCAAAcagaccaaataaaaaaaaaagaaagagtggAAGACTGAAAAATTcttatcaaataaaaaacatgctGTAATTTGACTCACCTCTTATTCGTGAAGCACAGAGCTGTAGATCACTGCATCATCTCCGGCTGCTGGAGAGAGCTGGAAAATGGAacaattttatacaaaataaattttCTTTCAGCAGCTGAAACTGAAGATTTGATAAAGATTAGGAACCACCACCAAAAACAGACATTTCCCAGAAAcaggtagcgcagcaggtagtctcgcagtcacacagctccaggggcctggaggttgtgggttcgattcccgctccgggtgactgtctgtgaggagttggtgtgttctccccgtgtccgcgtgggtttcctctgggtgctccggtttcctcccacagtccaaaaaaaaaaaaacacacgttgcaggtggattggcgactcgaaagtgtccgagtgtgtgagtgtgtgtgtctgtgttgccctgtgaaggactggcgtcccctccagggtgtattcccgccttgcgcccaatgattccaggtaggctctggaccccccgcgaccctaaaattggataagcggttacagataatggatctTTAATATGTGTCATTAAAAGATGTGTGAAACAGGGtaacagctttatttttaagattaaaaaaattgcagctgtatttttgTCATCTTACATTGCTGTAAAGCACATCAGTTTCCTGAGAAAGGCTGGGGCATGATTTTCTCAGGGGAAATCAGTCAGGTAATGTTTCAGTAATGAAATGCTGTTTATATGTAGGggaatatgaacaataaaatcaTACCGTCTTCTTTTTAATCACCACATTGCTATATGTTACTGCATTTTCAGCTGTAGAGttctgttttacacacacacacacacacacacatgattttAATAACTAAAAACTAATATGAGCAAAATGTTTGATGTTATTCATCATTGTTTATACACACATCCATGTGTCATATTCATTTTTCTGAAAGCAAGTGTTGGCCTGGTTACTCTGGTCTAACGTATAAACCCATGGATGTAAACACAAGAACACGGACAAACTGATACAATCACATCAGTGACTCCTTACTCAGTCTCTTAATGTTTCCGTGATTAAATACAGTTAAAAGCAAACGGATGTGAAGAATAAGACTTACCTTCTTCTTTCTGGGACAAAAGAGGCACAATAGTAACTACTGCACTATGTGTTAAAACACTGAACCTCACACAACATGAAGCCCCCAATCACTCACAGAACTTACAGTATGAACTGCAGTGTTACTGCTactctctctggtctctgttTGACTTGCTTCTGTTGAAGAGAGATGGAGTGAATGGAGCACCTTGCACAGATCATTATAATAGTAATCTACTTGTATTATCTTATAAATATTGTATGCTTCAAAAGCATCTTTAAATGTTAGTCATTTTAGCATCAAAGCTCCAACGCTAAAGTCTAAGCTGAGCAGTAAAACACGTCGTGGCTGATTTACAGCTTCTGGGGAAAACTGAAAATGATGTAAAAGGGATTTAAAGGCTTATAAGACAATGTCAGAGAAATACTTACTGGACTTTGTTTTCAACATGAAGGTTATAACACAGACCAGGAGGAGCAGCACTCCCAGGCCTACAGCCAGTAGAATATAGACAAGCTTGGAGTTTTTGTTGCTGCAGTGAATGAAGACACATGACCTGTGTAAGTTATTCATGTAACAGATGAAGGCCCACAgtgaataatatatatttcattttcataaatAGTGCACAGgtacacaaataataaacatCTCTCTACGTTGTTTGGAAATTACTTGAGTCAGTAACAtgttcagaaagtgtttttgcaGAGGAGGATGTTTTTCCTGTACACAAAGCAGTTGTTCTGCAAGGAAagcaaaaactgaaaagtggtaTACTGAGATGTTTAAAACAAGTTAATATTGTACAGATTTTAATGGCTAACACCAATATCTGCCCTACACAAATATTTGGCTTGATGGGGTAAACCAATTATTTATCAGGTGTAAAACATGGAAAACTGGAGACAAAATCCCTATTAATGTCCCTAATTTCAGGGGAGAAGCTGGATGAACCATTGTCTATAAACTTTTGGTCGTACAATGTATAAGTTAGTGCTGATTGGAtttgagtttgtaaaagtgtACACTACCAAACAAGAAGAAAATCTGCATTTTGCACATTTATCATTACTTCATGTCACATCTGCTTGCTTTTCTTAGAACTTCACTACTTACTGATTTGCTGTTGATGACTCTACATTTTTGGTAAAGGTTGTGGAACctagaaagaaaaaacatgaataatgtctattatttatacttttattaattcttATACATTTTGTGATCATACCTGATGTTATCTCACTGATGCTGGTTTTCTCGGTTGAACTTGTAGTCactgctgttgttgctgttgaaaaGGAGGAATAAACTGATATTAGTAGCACAGTTACAGCAGGACGGTCAGCAGATATGGGCAGTGTTTCTGATAGatgtgatcttacttgtaggtctttcagtgacagtgaggtgaacTGTAACTCCCACCTttcctgcactgaaccagtaccagccagcatcactcttcttcagtccactcatctccacactgaccgctcctctcccatcatcactgatctgcactgctgaattctgggatgttaagcagcgccagtctctaaatctgcaccactgcttctgtttattcttataatcagttctgtagagacactggacactgacactgcccccttcctgaccactcactctgctgtttatcacagacacagcaggatctgaataaagaggcagagaatgagtgctgtaaacacgtcctccatcaaacaagctttaagttactgtgaacaggttctacttcacacagagagacttcttacctgcactgaccgtcAGGTACAAATAATCACTGTCATCTGAACCACCTTTGATTTCCACAGCGCACCAATAATATCCCGAGTCAGAGTCTTGGAGACTgttgagttccacagtaaacatattctgggtcggataatcagtgactgacgttcttccacttgtgtttgtacggGCTACTATTTGACAGAGGCTCTGAAAATACCCCGtacaccagtatttagggtttgatttgtattgttcatcataaaaacatggaatggtGAGAAATTCAccactttttacagctacattcctcagtgtcttcacactctcagactctacagagaagaagtcaaatggtacaacagtgttactccgactcaggaactgcttcagaactatatcagaggaataaactggtcataactgagcaaacacatttcaccctcgtcctaaatgttattattcagtatccactctgcaccctggagcaggtgagttaatcaaagtgtatttaaagcagtgagagagtgaagaacacacctccagtgcacaggaatgatgcagcattgatcttacctgagatgtagaggaagaacacagagagaattaaagaactcatgagggagtagaagtgcatctttctgtaagaggcTCCAGACACAAATACTCTTCCTGCGTCTGAGTGAAGTACATTTGACTGAAGTGTTCTTCCTGTTCTGACCCTCTCCTGCTCTGAATAGATTTGTCAAAAATACCAAAGTTCTTTTGATGCTAAATCAGTTAATcaaaatttaaataacattaattcaattaataaaaattaagaataaaattaaaacagTTACTGATTTCAGAGAGATTTCACTGTGTTCACACCCAGAGAGGACAGTCAATCAGGAGCAGTTCAACCAGGCTTTAAATTCTGTTTGGTGTgtattaatacaaaaaaaatctctatTTGCTGGATATTGCACTTGataaaaaatacaatgtgtGCAGTTTAAGGccgtgtgagtgtgagtaagccCTGTgaaatgactgtgattggttgTAGAAGAATTAAGGGGTTGATTTCAGGCCAATATTGTGATTGGTTTAGGTTTGATGACGGGTAAGTGAATCAGCTGCACCTTTCTCACTCTTTGTTCAACAGTCCATAGCTGCCCATGAAGACTACAATGCTTTAATGTGTCTCACTTCCCATCTATGGACCGTTAGTGTGGCCTTCAGTGAGGACCAGAAAACCCAGTTGTTACCCAAAACTCATGAGACGAAATTAAGGCTCACTTTGCATGTGAAATAGTTTTGTCACCAAACAACTACACAGTTCAGCAGAATATggatctgtttaaaaaaaaagttgagaAAGCACATATCTTTGCTGCACTGTAAAAGTACAAGGGCCCACAGAAGGCTGGAAAAACATCTGACTGAGCTTTTGCTCCTCAGGCATTCCTCTGTTCTGTCTATGTGGCTGCCTCTTTATTTAACCATATCTGTCACTGTGGCATAgaaaagtctcttttttaaaaccttttcaAAGACTGCCTGAGAAAAATAATGTTCCAAAAAAGTCAAATTGAACTGACAGACACTGTGAAGGAATTAGCTCAGAAAATTGCAATAGGAAAGGCATGTTTTGGGCATTGCTCAGTGTAAGAGTGATGTATTGTGTCTTTTCTTTTAGCATGCTGGAAACAGGACCTCAAACCCACTTCTTGTGTTGGGCCCCAGAATTTTGCAATATGCTACTgctgattttaaatgttttcattttattctaAGTGTTAATATGTACATAAGAGAACACACTTttgaacatttacacagttaatGCACTGTTAtctaataaaacactaaatGTGGGCTGTGAAACAGCACATACTTTCCCCCAGTGTGTTAACATAGCATTTAAAACGTCTGTTCTACTGAATAaatagttaatattttattaacaattTAATAATGGGTGgtaatgaaagaaaataaatggtcaaaatttgaacatgaaatacattatattttaattaaaatttctgTTGCAGCACAGTTCCATCTACAGAAAACCAATTTACACCATATATTTGTCAAGAATAGAAAACAAGACTGAATCTGAGAGTGAATAATGGCTCTTTTAAAGCATATAAATAACAGGAAACTTTAAAGCAATGTGCATTTATATACAGTGACCTACACTGGCCAATATGAAGATTCTATTGTTCTAGTGCTGAAAtcactaaatgtttttttagagAAGGCTTTGTTTCGCTTGATCTTTGGTGAAGTTTCTTCTTGCAGTTGGCCCGGTCAGGCTGTTTGTCCAGGAATACAGCTGTTTACACCTGGAACCAACACAAACCGAACAGAAACAATAAGCAGAAACCTAAAAGGTGTCAAAAGCACCTCATATAATAAAGAATTATATAAAGTATGGGAAATTCTGACTGACCTATTACATGTGAAACTAATTCATCATCTCCGGCTGCTGGAGAGAGCAGAAAAATGAGACGATTTTAGAAATAAAGGGAGATCTCAGCCATTCAACAGCTGAACTCTATGATTGGTAAGGCTAAAGAGCATTAGTAAAACCTGAACCCCTCATGAACACTTAGGCCTTCAGACAACCCATGTCTCTGTTTCATGTGGTCAAAACAGAGGTGTGATTCAGGGCAatagctttatttttaaaagttcacTTACAGGTGTATTTATACCATCTGTGTCTGCACTGTTGTAAACCACATCAGTTTCCTGAGACATTTCAAACAAAACCTGTGGACATTACTTGCCCAGGATAAGTCAGTCTGGTAATGTTTCAGTAATGGTattgtgtgcatatgtgtgaatgtgaaaaataaaatcttacattctttttttgCATGGTATGTACATTATAGTGCGTTGCTCTATCTTAAACAGTAAAGTTctgacgcacacacacacacatacacccagatGACAAAATCTCATGCCAAAGAGGTACAATACTAATAAATGCTCTGTGTGTTTGAACACAAACTCATACAACATGAAACCACCCAACACTCACAGCATTTACAGTGTGAACTGCAGAGTTactgctcctctctctgctctctggtTGATTTGCTTCTGTtacagagagatggagtgaaTGGAGCATATTAAACCGATGGATGAgtgtaaaacagtgtaaatgtgattaaaaagtCCCGTAAGAAAATGTCAGATTAATACTCACTGGACTGTTTTCTCAATATGAAAATTATAACACAGACCAAGACCTGACGCAGATAGAATCCAGATAAACTTGGAGTCTCCATTGTTGCTGGAACCTAAAATGacaaacattcattctttctacaaattcatttaatttcatcaATCATCAAACCACACTGTGGTCATAACTAATGTGGTCTCACTGATGCTGATTTTCACAGTTGAGGAAATTGTAGTCACAGGTGTTGTTTCGGTTGAAGAAGAGAAATAATCTGGTGTTAGTGGCACAGTTACAGCAGGACGgtcagcagtgtttctgatagatgtgatcttacttgtaggtctttcagtgacagtgaggtgaacggtaactcccacttctcctgcactgaaccagtaccagccagcatcactcttcttcagtccactcatctccGCACTGACCActcctctcccatcatcactgatctgcactgctgaattctgggatgttaagcagctccagtctctaaatctgcaccactgcttctgtttattcttataatcagttctgtagagacactgcacactgacactgcccccttcctgaccactcactctgctgtttatcacagacacagcaggatctgaataaagaggcagagaatgagtgctgtaaacacgtcctccatcaaacaagctttacgttacagtgaacaggttctacttcacacagagagacttcttacctgcactgaccgtcaggtacaaataatcaccatcatctggtgtccatttatctccaatttccacagcgcaccaataatctccagagtcagagtcttggagactgttgagttccacagtaaacatattctgggtcggataatcagtgactgatgttcttcctcttgtgtttgtatgggctactattccacaggagctccagtaataccccttacaccagtatttagggtttgatttgtattgttcatcataaaaacatggaatagtgagagatcctccactttttacagctacattcctcagtgtcttcacactctcagactctacagagaagaagtcaaatggtacaacagtgttactcCGACTCAGGAACTTCTTCAGAAAtatatcagaggaataaactggTCATAACTGATCAAGGTGAgttaatcaaagtgtatttaaagcagtgagagagtgaagaacacacctccagtgcacaggaatgatgcagcattgatcttacctgagatgtagaggaagaacacagagataATTAAAGAACCCATGAGGGAGTAGAAGTAcatctttctgtaagaggctccagagataaataaatactctTCCTCCCTCTGAGGGAAGTACATTTGACTTGTGTCTTTCCTGTTTCTGAACCTCTCCTGCTCAGAATAGATTGGTTAAAAATACCTAGTGCTAGTTGTCTCTAATAATTAGATTTAGTTCATGagattttctgttttttggaAGAATATTATTTATCAATAGTTTTGACTTACTTAACTAAGATAGGGCTCATAAACATGATTCACAGATcaccaccaatgtcaagagcaaaccTAAGCCTTTGGCTATGTCTATTACTTTGTTTTCTGCACCTGTTGGAGTTGGAGTACTGTAGATTTGCAGATACAGCCGCACTCAGTGTTATCCAGTTTACAAACTTTTACATCTTTTATGTccgtttttgtattttaatgttcATGTTAATGTACATTACATGCTGCCCTTTACACTGTGGTGAAGCAGGTAgtgccacagtcacacagcaccagggacctggaggttgtgggttcatgtcccaTTCCtgatgactgtctttgaggagtttggtgtgttctcctcgtgtccgcgtggatttcctgtgggtgctccggtttcctctcacagtccaaaaacaaattgGTAGTCAGATTGGTGACTCATTTCTGCCTTGCAACCAGTGATTCCGCGCAGGCTCCGaacacaccacgaccctgaactggattagtggttacagacaatgaatgaatgaatgaaggatgaGCTGCCCTTTATGTTGTGTGCAAATTgcttgatgaatggaccaataaaaatgcttcatGAGTCAAGTGTAAAATTTTGACTCTATGACATGAGCTAAGTAAACTTCTACAAGTTTTGAGCATTACTTCCTTCCCAACAGTGATGACTATGGCTTTATGTTTCAGGGGCAAGTGAAAGAAAGAGGTTATGTGCCTTAAGTGTGATTTTGAAAAGGATTAGATATTCTGTTGAGTTTGTATGAGATTGTCACAGGCGGGCACCTCAAGCTCACTGTTTACTAAAAGAGTGAGAATCTTTCAGGAAATGCAGGCCACATCTTTCACTGGAGTGCTTTTAGTGCTGTGACATTCAGTGATCTATATATAACAACATGATGAATAATTATGATACTATACCCTGTAAAAGCATCATGACTCATTCTGATACTTATGCATGTTGATCATCATAAATACAACATATACATGATCATATAGATCCAGCCTTCCATACCACAGGGTCAGGTCGAATGATTTATTGTTCCGTTAATAatgcctcaaaaaaaaaaaaaaaaaaaaaaaaaaaaaaaaggtaagcTAAGCACCCAAATTaccaacacaccacacacaagaGCCGACAAGTATGTGCAATTTAGACCATATCATCAGTGTATTGCCTCCTGCTGGCCTGAGTGTGAACTGCCGTAGTTgtgaattcattatttaaaccAGTAAAATGTATTGACCGACGGCACGGTGGcgaaacccctcagtgtcactgttacacGGCTTCAGGgtcgagccccgctccgggtgacggtctgtgaggagtttggtgggttcCTTTGTCCGATGTTCTGCCACGGTCCAGAAACACGCTGGTAcgtggattggttactcaatAAGTGCCcaggcgtgagtgaatgtgagagcgccccctccagagtatattcccgccttgcacctgtagtgattccaggtagtttCCCGACCcaccggataagcggttacagacaataaattaatgaataacgTATTGACATTTGaacaaaatatttgtattattcaaAGCTCCCTAAATAGCATTTTATtcactttaaatagtttttgctgtttcagattatttaaatatattcacaatATTCTTAAAATGTTCAGAATAATCAAAATATTCCAGTTTATGTTTTGCAGAGAATTTTCCtatcttttatattatttttcattcattatctgtaaccatttatccagttcacggtcgcggtgggtccagagcctacctggaatgggcgcaaggcatgaatacaccctggagggggcgccagaccttcacaggacacttttaagtcgccaattcacctaccaacgtgtgtttttggactgtgagaggaacctcgagcacccagaggaaacccacgtggacaacacaccacagacagtcacccagagcgggaatcgaacccacaacctccaggcccctggagctgtgtgactgagacactacctgctgcgccaccatgccgtccCAATATTCTTTGTATAAAATTTTAATCATGGATGTTTACGACACTGAACAGATTTACAGTGAATTTAAATCTTTAATATCATTAGCAGAACTGATTTATTGAATGAAGCTGATATTCCACAGCTTAGTGCTTCAATATTTACAGAGATTTGCTAAATTTACTTCCgctttaaatggtgcagcacttTGACATTTTAATCAGTGTTTAACTTTCACCTTCTGGGTACAttctggggctgaggtggctttTTATAGGAGACTGAATCCATTTTACATTCCTGTTCCCTATTTTAATATATCTTtccatatataataatatagcaAGTAAATTCTGTACAATTTAAAGTGGAAgagaaacattaaataataaaagtattttcttCGTGTACACTCGGTGCTGATaatgtctatat is a genomic window of Hoplias malabaricus isolate fHopMal1 chromosome X1, fHopMal1.hap1, whole genome shotgun sequence containing:
- the LOC136675565 gene encoding polymeric immunoglobulin receptor-like; its protein translation is MFTVELNSLQDSDSGDYWCAVEIGDKWTPDDGDYLYLTVSADPAVSVINSRVSGQEGGSVSVQCLYRTDYKNKQKQWCRFRDWSCLTSQNSAVQISDDGRGVVSAEMSGLKKSDAGWYWFSAGEVGVTVHLTVTERPTSKITSIRNTADRPAVTTPKSESVKTLRNVAVKSGEFLTIPCFYDEQYKSNPKYWCTGYFQSLCQIVARTNTSGRTSVTDYPTQNMFTVELNSLQDSDSGYYWCAVEIKGGSDDSDYLYLTVSADPAVSVINSRVSGQEGGSVSVQCLYRTDYKNKQKQWCRFRDWRCLTSQNSAVQISDDGRGAVSVEMSGLKKSDAGWYWFSAGKVGVTVHLTVTERPTTVTTSSTEKTSISEITSESESVKTLRNVAVKSGGSLTIPCFYDEQYKSNPKYWCKGKYWSSCGIVARTNTRGRTSVTDNPTQNMFTVELNSLQDSDSGYYWCAVEIKSGSDDGDYLYLTVSADPAVSVNNSRVSGQEGGSVSVQCLYRTDYKNKQKQWCRFRDWSCLTSQNSSVQISDDGRGAVSVEMSGLKKSDAGWYWFSAGEVGVTVHLTVTERPTTTTAVTTISSTEKSIISEISPDVETELKAVVAVEKKSKLVLVT